In Gimesia benthica, a single window of DNA contains:
- a CDS encoding outer membrane protein assembly factor BamB family protein, translating to MRRINMVLVSSIMLLFTTSLASAGDWAHWRGPEHNGISRETNLVDEWSLDGKNVLWKSDIGGRSAPIVLNGRVYLNCRTHHDVTDPKDKINAQEQVVCWDAKTGKVIWKDVFNVFQTDIPSPRVGWASMVGDTETGNVYVHSVSGLFRCYSSDGKVLWETSLSEDYGKISGYGGRTQTPIIDENRVIVSFLQLNWGKTAAPPPKQTYYAFDKKSGKLLWTAAPGGAPFDTNYSAPIVTVIDGVRQLIAGNADGGCYGMNARTGEKLWGFSMSKRGLNCSPVADGNLVYITHGEDNIDNVEFGRVQCIDASKRGDITETGNVWRVDGIKAGYASVLVKDGILYVVADTGQMYAFDSKNGKQLWTHNLGTVGKGSPVWADGKLYVMEVNGNIFILKPSREKCEELSHVQLLARVDKGMDEIYASPAIANGRIYFVTRDRTICIGDESLKPSSDPVPPLKEEKPVQDKIATIQLVPYEIAVPQGDKIDYQILAYDANGRFIKEVEGKLTPGPGMEQAKVDGMSVTTPSDLKSPAAGTISVQVGDATAEARLRVFPPLPWKYDFEGMKGKQVPGSWVNAFLKLQPNELDGTTAMKASPGKGRPSASVWLGPSDMSKLAPNGYTVQADVFMKEQKRKLASVGVTVNRYDLILKGNSSKLAIQSWAPHQRMAKEIRFRSDPDVWYTMKLKVEVKDGQATVKGKVWPREKPEPEEWTIETVDPHANEKGSPGLYLYRLADVYFDNVIVSEDK from the coding sequence ATGCGAAGAATTAACATGGTGCTTGTCAGCTCCATTATGCTGTTATTCACAACGTCGCTTGCCTCTGCAGGCGACTGGGCGCATTGGCGCGGTCCGGAGCATAATGGGATCTCCCGTGAAACAAACCTTGTCGACGAGTGGTCCCTCGACGGCAAAAATGTGCTCTGGAAATCTGATATCGGTGGCCGGTCAGCTCCCATCGTATTGAATGGTCGCGTTTATCTGAATTGTCGCACCCACCACGATGTCACCGACCCCAAAGATAAAATCAATGCCCAGGAACAGGTCGTCTGCTGGGACGCCAAGACCGGCAAAGTAATCTGGAAAGATGTGTTCAACGTTTTCCAGACCGATATCCCTTCTCCCCGTGTCGGCTGGGCCAGCATGGTGGGTGATACGGAGACCGGCAACGTCTATGTGCACTCTGTCAGTGGTCTGTTCCGCTGCTACTCATCTGATGGCAAAGTCCTCTGGGAAACATCACTGTCTGAAGACTACGGAAAGATTTCCGGTTACGGCGGACGAACCCAGACTCCCATCATTGACGAAAATCGTGTGATCGTCAGCTTCCTGCAACTCAACTGGGGTAAGACTGCTGCTCCACCACCAAAGCAGACTTACTATGCTTTCGATAAAAAGAGCGGCAAGCTGCTCTGGACGGCCGCTCCCGGTGGTGCTCCCTTCGACACCAACTATTCTGCTCCCATCGTGACTGTCATCGACGGCGTTCGGCAATTGATTGCCGGTAATGCCGATGGTGGCTGCTACGGTATGAATGCCCGCACCGGAGAAAAGCTGTGGGGCTTCAGCATGTCCAAACGGGGATTGAACTGTTCTCCCGTGGCTGACGGGAACCTGGTCTACATCACCCATGGTGAAGACAACATCGATAACGTGGAATTCGGTCGGGTGCAGTGCATTGACGCTTCCAAGCGGGGCGACATCACCGAAACCGGCAATGTCTGGCGTGTCGACGGTATTAAAGCCGGCTATGCCAGTGTCCTTGTCAAAGACGGAATTCTGTATGTCGTCGCCGACACCGGTCAGATGTATGCATTTGACAGCAAGAACGGCAAACAGCTCTGGACTCACAACCTCGGAACCGTTGGAAAAGGTTCTCCGGTCTGGGCAGATGGTAAGCTGTATGTGATGGAAGTCAACGGAAACATCTTTATCCTCAAACCGAGCCGCGAAAAATGTGAAGAACTGTCTCACGTTCAACTGCTGGCTCGCGTCGACAAAGGGATGGATGAGATTTACGCCTCTCCCGCGATTGCCAATGGTCGAATCTATTTCGTTACGCGTGACCGTACTATCTGTATCGGCGACGAATCGCTGAAGCCGAGCAGCGATCCGGTGCCTCCTCTCAAAGAAGAAAAACCGGTTCAGGATAAGATTGCCACCATTCAACTGGTGCCTTATGAAATTGCAGTTCCCCAGGGAGATAAGATCGATTATCAAATCCTGGCTTACGATGCCAACGGCCGCTTCATCAAAGAAGTAGAAGGGAAACTGACTCCCGGTCCCGGCATGGAACAGGCGAAAGTGGATGGCATGTCGGTCACCACTCCGAGTGACCTGAAATCACCCGCGGCAGGAACCATCTCTGTTCAGGTTGGTGATGCTACTGCCGAAGCCCGTCTGCGTGTCTTCCCACCTCTGCCCTGGAAGTATGACTTCGAAGGTATGAAAGGGAAACAGGTACCTGGCAGTTGGGTGAATGCATTCCTCAAACTGCAGCCAAACGAACTGGATGGCACCACGGCAATGAAAGCCAGCCCGGGTAAAGGTCGCCCCAGTGCCAGCGTCTGGCTTGGCCCCTCTGACATGAGCAAGCTGGCACCGAACGGTTACACCGTTCAGGCAGACGTGTTCATGAAGGAACAGAAACGTAAGCTGGCCAGTGTCGGCGTCACCGTAAATCGTTATGACCTGATCCTGAAAGGTAACTCGAGCAAGCTCGCAATCCAGAGTTGGGCTCCGCACCAGCGGATGGCCAAGGAAATCCGTTTCCGTTCTGATCCGGATGTCTGGTACACCATGAAGCTCAAAGTTGAGGTCAAAGATGGACAGGCAACGGTAAAAGGCAAAGTCTGGCCTCGTGAAAAACCGGAACCCGAAGAGTGGACCATCGAAACTGTCGATCCGCATGCGAATGAGAAGGGAAGCCCAGGGCTTTACCTCTACCGTCTCGCCGATGTTTACTTTGATAACGTCATTGTCTCTGAGGATAAATAA
- a CDS encoding ABC transporter permease, whose amino-acid sequence MSEQEERQQKISPGARLVGVVIGCVFGGIGLTLISFLWSQPFGGFHSPPLFFRIIGSLIAIPFVMVGGFTAYRSLTARGSRLTGVRATRKPSPSKKRSSYACPHCNAPIEEDSDVSPHGDVKCSYCKKWFNIHSD is encoded by the coding sequence ATGAGCGAGCAGGAAGAGCGCCAGCAGAAAATTTCACCGGGAGCCCGTCTGGTCGGGGTCGTGATTGGCTGTGTCTTTGGCGGAATTGGTCTGACTCTGATTTCTTTTCTGTGGTCTCAGCCCTTCGGGGGATTCCATTCACCGCCTCTGTTTTTTCGCATTATTGGTTCGTTGATAGCAATTCCCTTTGTGATGGTAGGTGGCTTTACTGCTTACAGGTCACTTACCGCCAGGGGCAGCCGTCTGACGGGTGTCAGGGCAACCCGGAAACCATCCCCTTCCAAGAAACGCAGCAGCTATGCCTGCCCGCACTGCAATGCGCCGATTGAGGAAGATTCGGACGTTTCACCTCATGGGGATGTGAAGTGCAGTTACTGTAAAAAGTGGTTTAATATTCACAGTGACTGA
- a CDS encoding AAA family ATPase, translated as MATEKRDFDEFLEKLKRHHDVMVDELHKVVIGQDEVIEQILAAIFTGGHCLLVGVPGLAKTLLVSTIARILDCEFKRIQFTPDLMPSDITGTNVLEEEESGRRSFRFVQGPVFTNILLADEINRTPPKTQAALLQSMQEREVTVGQTTYDLPEPFFVIATQNPIEQEGTYPLPEAQLDRFMFNIKVEYPNLEEEEQILAATSSSEKPEIRKVLSAKSILYLQRQINMIEVGPLTINYVTRLVRATRPSDGSAPAFIKQMVDWGAGPRAGQYLIAGGKAIAAMDGRASVSLNDIRRVAVPVLRHRISTNFQAQAEGMVTEDIIGRLLEEIPEPNIPKYE; from the coding sequence TTGGCTACCGAAAAACGCGACTTTGACGAATTTCTGGAGAAACTCAAACGTCACCATGACGTGATGGTGGACGAACTGCATAAGGTCGTGATCGGCCAGGATGAAGTGATCGAGCAGATCCTCGCGGCGATATTTACAGGGGGGCACTGTCTGCTGGTCGGGGTACCCGGACTCGCGAAAACCCTGCTGGTAAGTACCATTGCCCGCATTCTGGATTGTGAGTTCAAACGAATCCAGTTCACCCCCGACCTGATGCCCTCAGACATTACCGGTACCAACGTGCTGGAAGAGGAAGAATCGGGCCGTCGCTCGTTCCGATTTGTCCAGGGCCCTGTATTTACCAATATTCTGCTGGCCGATGAAATCAACCGAACTCCGCCTAAGACACAGGCCGCGTTACTGCAGTCGATGCAGGAGCGGGAAGTGACGGTGGGGCAGACCACCTATGACCTGCCGGAACCGTTTTTTGTGATCGCCACTCAGAACCCGATCGAACAGGAAGGAACTTACCCCCTCCCGGAAGCGCAGCTCGACCGATTCATGTTTAACATCAAGGTGGAGTATCCAAACCTGGAAGAGGAAGAACAGATTCTGGCAGCCACCAGCTCCAGCGAGAAACCGGAAATTCGCAAAGTCCTTTCGGCCAAATCCATTTTATACCTGCAGCGGCAGATCAACATGATAGAAGTCGGCCCGCTTACAATCAATTACGTTACGCGACTGGTCCGTGCGACTAGGCCCAGTGACGGCTCTGCGCCAGCCTTCATCAAGCAGATGGTTGACTGGGGAGCCGGACCTCGTGCCGGCCAGTATCTGATCGCAGGAGGCAAAGCCATTGCCGCTATGGACGGTCGTGCGAGTGTCTCTCTGAATGATATTCGTCGCGTGGCAGTCCCCGTACTCCGTCATCGTATTTCTACGAACTTCCAGGCGCAGGCCGAGGGGATGGTCACCGAAGATATCATCGGACGTCTGCTGGAGGAAATTCCGGAACCCAACATTCCCAAGTATGAGTGA
- a CDS encoding glycosyltransferase produces the protein MSPAIIVVPCYNEEKRLEILQFRKHVARHPEHSFLFVNDGSSDRTALILDDLHAADPDHFEVLHLSHNQGKAEAVRQGMQQALQAGVEYAGFWDADLATPLESIPDFVAQLEQMPERSMVLGARVKLLGRQIERKQLRHYLGRIFATSASTVLRLPIYDTQCGAKLFRVTRENQSLFATRFLTNWIFDVELLARSRQLERFFGCPKLEDTVYELPLTSWRDVAGSKVKPHDFFKAFFELCTIYWRYLRPSLKSPFTQLPTQIETQSKRKAA, from the coding sequence ATGTCACCTGCCATTATTGTCGTCCCCTGTTATAACGAAGAGAAACGGTTAGAGATCCTCCAGTTCCGTAAGCACGTCGCGCGGCACCCGGAGCACTCTTTTCTGTTCGTTAACGATGGCAGTTCCGATCGCACCGCGCTGATCCTGGATGACTTGCATGCTGCTGATCCCGACCACTTTGAAGTTTTACACCTCTCCCACAATCAGGGAAAGGCCGAGGCGGTCCGCCAGGGAATGCAGCAGGCATTACAAGCTGGTGTGGAATATGCAGGTTTCTGGGACGCAGATCTGGCTACCCCCCTGGAATCGATTCCGGATTTTGTCGCGCAACTGGAACAGATGCCTGAACGATCCATGGTTCTGGGTGCCCGTGTCAAACTGCTGGGACGTCAGATCGAAAGAAAACAGCTGAGGCATTACCTGGGCCGCATCTTTGCGACATCAGCGTCGACAGTATTACGGCTCCCCATCTATGATACCCAGTGTGGCGCAAAACTGTTTCGCGTTACACGGGAAAATCAGAGTCTGTTTGCCACACGGTTTCTCACCAACTGGATCTTCGATGTGGAGCTGCTGGCACGGTCGCGGCAACTGGAACGGTTCTTTGGATGTCCCAAGCTGGAAGACACAGTCTATGAATTGCCCCTGACCAGCTGGCGGGATGTGGCAGGCTCTAAAGTGAAGCCTCACGATTTTTTCAAGGCGTTTTTCGAGCTCTGCACCATTTACTGGCGCTATTTGCGTCCTTCTCTGAAATCGCCATTCACTCAGTTGCCGACTCAGATTGAAACGCAGTCGAAGCGCAAAGCAGCATAA
- a CDS encoding outer membrane protein assembly factor BamB family protein, with translation MKKILLRFALLNSFACCALLASTGCESRDAEKPEAMPETTTDLGGSAPIEEAGSTTGGAGVNVPEEKPEMKKEEPALDPDGNPVKPEAEAKPKAEEKPKADPKPEKKAEETSQTKPEEKTELVSKDTKSDAKVAGDWPMWGGDPTRNMVNKTTGISLNFKPGEGDDKGENIVWVSKLGSQTYGNPVVANGQVYVGTNNGGKYRPQHKDDLGVVLCFDEKTGDFKWQLSREKLPQGRVNDWPEQGICSTPCIEGDRVWVVTNRCELMCLDADGFYDNENDGPYKDEKDTDKTDADIIWNLDMIEDLGVFPHNLATSSPVVHGDYVFLLTSNGVDEAHLEVPAPRAPCFLAINKNTGEVIWEDNTPFDQILHGQWSSPAIGVVNGQTQVYFPGGDGWLYAFTPEGDGDGNAKLIWKFDLNPKDSKWELGGRGTRNAIISTPVFKDNSVVLGVGQDPEHGEGVGHIYRIDATKKGDISPQISDGKEGWKENPNSGQIWHYGGEDTDGKLTGKKGELLYRRTMSTVGIEDGLVYAPDLSGFVHCLDFATGKRYWEYDMFAACWGSPMVVDGKVFIGNEDGMLIILKAGKEKKLLEEKTFNSSIYSTPTIANGHMFVSDRSRLYKIKVTE, from the coding sequence ATGAAAAAGATTCTATTACGATTTGCCCTGTTGAACTCATTTGCATGCTGTGCACTGCTGGCTTCCACAGGTTGTGAATCCCGCGATGCTGAGAAGCCGGAAGCGATGCCGGAAACAACGACGGACCTGGGTGGTTCTGCTCCGATTGAAGAAGCAGGTTCAACCACCGGTGGTGCCGGCGTGAATGTTCCGGAAGAAAAACCGGAGATGAAAAAAGAAGAACCGGCTCTGGATCCTGATGGGAACCCCGTAAAGCCTGAGGCTGAAGCAAAGCCGAAAGCCGAGGAAAAACCCAAAGCCGATCCTAAGCCAGAAAAGAAAGCTGAAGAAACCTCCCAGACCAAGCCTGAAGAAAAAACAGAGCTGGTCAGCAAGGATACAAAATCCGATGCGAAAGTCGCAGGCGACTGGCCGATGTGGGGTGGAGATCCAACCCGAAATATGGTCAATAAAACCACAGGCATCTCTCTGAATTTCAAACCCGGCGAAGGGGATGATAAAGGCGAGAACATTGTCTGGGTCTCCAAGCTGGGTTCACAGACTTACGGTAACCCGGTAGTGGCTAATGGACAGGTTTACGTCGGTACTAATAACGGCGGTAAGTACCGTCCTCAGCACAAAGACGACCTCGGTGTCGTGCTCTGCTTCGATGAAAAAACCGGTGACTTCAAATGGCAGCTCTCACGAGAAAAACTGCCCCAGGGTCGTGTGAACGACTGGCCGGAACAGGGGATCTGTTCGACTCCCTGTATCGAAGGAGACCGCGTCTGGGTCGTTACCAACCGTTGCGAACTGATGTGCCTGGATGCTGACGGTTTCTACGACAACGAAAACGATGGCCCTTACAAGGATGAAAAGGACACCGACAAAACAGACGCCGACATTATCTGGAACCTGGATATGATCGAAGACTTGGGTGTCTTCCCACATAACCTGGCAACCAGTTCGCCGGTCGTCCATGGTGACTATGTCTTCCTGCTGACATCCAACGGCGTTGATGAAGCACACCTGGAAGTCCCTGCTCCACGGGCTCCCTGTTTTCTGGCAATCAACAAAAACACCGGTGAGGTCATCTGGGAAGACAATACTCCGTTCGACCAGATTCTGCACGGTCAGTGGTCATCACCCGCCATCGGTGTAGTGAATGGCCAGACCCAGGTTTACTTCCCCGGTGGGGATGGCTGGCTGTATGCCTTCACTCCTGAAGGAGATGGAGACGGTAATGCCAAGCTGATCTGGAAATTCGACCTGAACCCCAAAGACTCAAAATGGGAACTGGGGGGGCGCGGTACCCGTAACGCGATCATCAGCACCCCGGTCTTCAAAGACAACAGCGTTGTGCTGGGTGTCGGACAGGACCCGGAGCATGGTGAAGGGGTCGGTCATATCTACCGCATTGATGCCACCAAGAAAGGTGATATCAGCCCACAGATCTCTGATGGTAAAGAGGGCTGGAAAGAAAACCCGAACTCGGGCCAGATCTGGCACTATGGTGGTGAAGATACCGATGGTAAGCTGACCGGCAAGAAAGGTGAGCTGCTTTACCGTCGAACAATGTCAACTGTCGGGATCGAAGATGGACTGGTTTATGCACCAGACCTGAGTGGTTTCGTACACTGCCTCGATTTCGCAACCGGTAAACGCTACTGGGAATACGACATGTTTGCCGCCTGCTGGGGATCCCCCATGGTAGTTGACGGGAAAGTATTCATTGGAAACGAAGATGGAATGCTGATCATTCTCAAAGCCGGCAAGGAAAAGAAACTGCTGGAAGAGAAGACCTTCAATTCCTCAATCTACAGTACACCCACGATCGCCAACGGACATATGTTCGTTTCTGACCGTTCCCGGCTGTACAAGATCAAAGTAACTGAATAG
- a CDS encoding DUF4159 domain-containing protein, protein MLFSSRAVFAQGQELSAKAVLESIERGKAFLLQEQQGDGSWSGPGKNYTPGISCLALMAIINCGMTANDEPVQRGLKYLRSLRAPEPRGTYQTSLMIMALAAAKDGKRDLPLIQSLVARLEKSQVTTGPDAGGWSYGPGMAIGGAGVADRSNSQYAVLALRDAVHAGVPVSQKTWKLIKQYWSTQQSGDGGWGYQSNAGASRGSMTVAGIATMVIVNSMLGDDLELNPDGTPVCCDQKEEDKSIERAIHWMTTHFSVGTNPGVNSWLLYYLYGLERAGRLSGTRFFGKHDWYREGAAFLTQRQSVRDGSWRGAGQLESDPVLGTSFVLLFLSKGLAPVLINKLEYKTEGQAKLQPGTIPNWNHHQNDILNLTDALSGRPDWPKLLTWQTVNLDLAIQGGGVQVLRQAPVLFISGQEDPQFGVPEVNMLKQFVEQGGFIFAVDNCNGAGFDRGFRELIKKMYPQGEVQLKRLTAEHPVFRCEYLLDAESVELYGVDVGCRTSIIYCPDDLACLWDKWMRFPSQDRPVKATSMITRAVRIGTNVIAYATGREPPNKLDQEELASENGLQNQVERGFLQIAKIRHNGTWDAAPRALTNLLKALNQNAGMIASTKTPSLPASDPNLMQYPLLYMHGRSQFSLSKTEQSNLKQALDNGAVLFADACCGAQPFDKSFRQLMQEMFPTKQLKRIPVDHPLFSEQTGYDVRRVRRRQMEVNDVNQPLKAETLVVEPLLEGIEIDGHLAVIYSKYDISCALEQQASVACAGYVPQDAVNLALNIVRYALLQDIAYREVMSQEVEAE, encoded by the coding sequence ATGTTGTTCTCCAGCAGAGCTGTTTTTGCGCAGGGTCAGGAACTGTCAGCCAAGGCAGTACTGGAATCCATCGAGCGTGGAAAAGCCTTTCTCCTGCAGGAACAGCAGGGCGATGGTTCCTGGTCCGGTCCGGGGAAAAATTATACTCCCGGCATCAGCTGTCTGGCTCTGATGGCCATCATCAACTGCGGCATGACTGCGAATGATGAACCCGTACAGCGCGGCCTCAAATACCTCAGATCACTCCGCGCTCCCGAACCCAGGGGAACCTACCAGACCAGCCTGATGATTATGGCGCTGGCAGCCGCTAAAGATGGCAAACGGGATTTACCTCTGATTCAGTCCCTGGTGGCACGACTTGAGAAAAGTCAGGTGACGACCGGGCCCGATGCAGGGGGCTGGAGTTACGGACCCGGAATGGCCATTGGAGGAGCCGGGGTTGCCGATCGCAGTAACAGTCAGTACGCGGTACTCGCTCTACGCGATGCCGTGCACGCGGGGGTACCGGTCAGCCAGAAAACCTGGAAGCTCATCAAACAGTATTGGTCTACACAGCAAAGTGGCGATGGCGGCTGGGGCTATCAGTCCAACGCCGGGGCGAGTCGAGGCAGTATGACCGTCGCAGGGATCGCTACTATGGTGATCGTCAATTCGATGCTGGGAGACGACCTGGAACTGAATCCCGACGGTACTCCCGTCTGCTGTGATCAAAAAGAAGAGGACAAATCTATCGAACGGGCCATTCACTGGATGACCACCCATTTTTCCGTGGGCACCAATCCCGGAGTCAACTCCTGGCTGCTTTATTACCTGTATGGTCTGGAACGTGCGGGACGCTTAAGCGGTACCCGGTTTTTCGGCAAGCATGACTGGTATCGGGAAGGAGCCGCGTTTCTGACACAAAGGCAGTCCGTGCGCGATGGCTCATGGCGTGGTGCCGGCCAATTGGAATCTGATCCCGTACTGGGAACGAGCTTTGTCCTGCTCTTTCTTTCCAAAGGTCTGGCTCCGGTCCTGATCAATAAGCTGGAATACAAAACCGAGGGGCAGGCCAAACTGCAGCCGGGAACAATTCCGAACTGGAATCACCATCAGAATGATATTCTGAATCTGACCGATGCGCTTTCCGGACGCCCTGACTGGCCGAAACTGCTGACCTGGCAGACCGTAAATCTCGACCTGGCGATTCAGGGGGGGGGCGTGCAGGTTCTCCGGCAGGCTCCTGTGCTGTTTATCAGTGGTCAGGAAGATCCCCAGTTTGGAGTACCTGAGGTCAACATGCTCAAACAGTTTGTGGAGCAGGGGGGCTTTATCTTCGCCGTTGATAACTGTAATGGGGCCGGCTTTGATCGTGGTTTTCGAGAACTGATCAAAAAAATGTATCCGCAGGGGGAAGTCCAGCTGAAACGGCTGACGGCTGAGCATCCTGTCTTTCGCTGCGAATATCTGCTCGATGCGGAAAGTGTCGAACTCTATGGCGTCGATGTCGGCTGCCGAACTTCCATTATCTACTGCCCTGACGACCTGGCCTGTCTCTGGGACAAATGGATGCGGTTCCCCTCTCAAGATCGACCGGTGAAAGCAACTTCCATGATCACGCGTGCTGTCCGGATCGGAACCAACGTGATTGCATACGCGACAGGTCGAGAACCACCAAACAAACTTGACCAGGAAGAACTGGCCAGTGAGAACGGTTTGCAGAATCAGGTCGAACGGGGCTTTCTGCAGATCGCCAAGATCCGTCATAACGGCACCTGGGATGCGGCACCGAGAGCTTTGACAAATCTGCTCAAGGCCCTGAACCAGAATGCGGGAATGATCGCTTCCACGAAAACGCCCAGTCTGCCGGCCAGCGATCCTAATCTGATGCAGTACCCGCTGCTGTATATGCATGGCAGAAGCCAGTTCAGCCTTTCTAAAACGGAACAGTCGAACCTGAAACAGGCCCTGGATAATGGAGCGGTACTGTTTGCGGACGCCTGTTGTGGTGCACAGCCGTTTGATAAAAGTTTTCGTCAGCTGATGCAGGAAATGTTTCCGACCAAACAGTTAAAACGCATTCCCGTCGATCATCCTCTGTTTTCGGAGCAGACCGGATATGATGTACGCCGCGTGCGTCGTCGCCAGATGGAGGTCAACGATGTAAACCAGCCGCTGAAAGCAGAAACCCTGGTCGTTGAACCTCTGCTCGAAGGAATTGAAATTGATGGGCACCTGGCTGTGATATATAGTAAGTACGATATCAGCTGTGCCCTGGAGCAGCAGGCGTCGGTCGCCTGTGCCGGTTATGTGCCTCAGGATGCAGTGAACCTGGCCTTGAATATCGTCCGTTATGCCCTGCTGCAGGATATCGCATATCGGGAAGTCATGTCACAGGAAGTCGAGGCGGAATAG
- the hemB gene encoding porphobilinogen synthase — protein sequence MYPQVRMRRNRRTDWSRRLVSENQLSVNDLIWPVFIQDGENQKTEIPSMPGVHRLTIDHLVEQAAAAAELQIPALALFPATDPSKKTEGGEEAFNPENLVCRAVRALKEQNLNLGILCDVALDPYTIHGQDGLVKDGYVVNDETIDVLCQQAVVQAEAGCDIIAPSDMMDGRIGAIREALDEAGFQYVQIMAYAAKYASAFYGPFRDAVGSGTNLGTGDKRTYQMDPANSDEAMREVGLDVSEGADMVMVKPGMPYLDIVRRVKAEFEVPTYAYQVSGEFAMISAAAQNGWLDRKKCMLESLLCFKRAGADGVLTYFAKEVAEILQAG from the coding sequence ATGTATCCTCAGGTACGTATGCGGCGGAATCGTCGAACCGACTGGTCACGACGCCTGGTTTCCGAGAATCAGCTTTCAGTAAATGATCTGATCTGGCCGGTCTTTATTCAGGATGGCGAAAACCAGAAAACAGAGATTCCTTCCATGCCCGGAGTCCACCGCTTGACCATCGATCATCTGGTGGAACAGGCGGCTGCGGCCGCAGAATTACAGATCCCGGCTCTGGCACTGTTCCCTGCGACCGATCCGTCAAAGAAAACCGAAGGGGGGGAAGAAGCCTTTAATCCTGAAAACCTGGTCTGTCGGGCGGTGCGTGCGTTAAAAGAGCAGAACCTGAATCTGGGGATTCTCTGCGATGTCGCCCTGGATCCCTACACCATTCACGGGCAGGATGGTCTCGTTAAAGATGGATACGTGGTCAATGACGAAACCATCGACGTCCTCTGTCAGCAGGCCGTAGTGCAGGCGGAAGCGGGCTGCGATATCATTGCGCCTTCGGACATGATGGATGGCCGCATCGGGGCGATTCGAGAAGCCCTCGACGAAGCTGGTTTTCAGTATGTGCAGATTATGGCGTATGCGGCGAAATATGCCTCTGCTTTTTATGGTCCGTTCCGTGATGCCGTCGGTTCTGGAACCAACCTGGGAACGGGGGACAAGCGAACCTATCAGATGGACCCCGCCAACAGTGATGAGGCGATGCGGGAAGTGGGCCTGGATGTCAGCGAAGGAGCGGACATGGTGATGGTCAAGCCGGGAATGCCTTATCTGGATATCGTCCGACGTGTCAAAGCAGAATTTGAGGTTCCCACCTATGCCTATCAGGTGAGTGGGGAATTTGCGATGATCTCTGCCGCCGCCCAGAACGGCTGGCTCGACCGCAAAAAATGCATGCTGGAAAGCCTGCTCTGTTTCAAGCGGGCAGGGGCTGATGGTGTGTTAACCTACTTTGCTAAAGAAGTTGCGGAAATCCTTCAGGCAGGCTAG